One genomic region from Ornithinicoccus hortensis encodes:
- a CDS encoding acyl-CoA carboxylase subunit epsilon, protein MSTPSPAADQDPAATHPDPPAPTVRIEHGRPTAEESAALVAVLTALGTRAGATPAREVRSLWNSHARAARPRLSPGPGAWRSSGLPR, encoded by the coding sequence GTGAGCACTCCTTCCCCGGCTGCGGACCAGGACCCCGCGGCGACGCACCCCGACCCACCGGCACCCACCGTGCGCATCGAGCACGGGCGCCCCACGGCGGAGGAGTCCGCGGCACTCGTCGCCGTGCTCACCGCCCTCGGCACCCGGGCAGGAGCGACTCCTGCGCGGGAGGTCCGGTCGCTGTGGAACTCGCACGCCCGCGCCGCCCGCCCCCGGCTCTCCCCCGGCCCGGGCGCATGGCGCAGTTCGGGTCTTCCGCGGTAG
- a CDS encoding acyl-CoA carboxylase subunit beta codes for MTEDVTPDMRTTAGRLAEHRRRADEAVHAGSSRAVEKQHAKGKKTARERIGELLDEGSFTELDELARHRSTAFGQEKSRPYGDGVVTGYGTVDGRPVAVFAQDFTVFGGSLGEVFGEKIVKVMDLAMKIGCPVIGINDSGGARIQEGVVALGLYAEIFRRNVHASGVIPQISLVMGPCAGGAVYSPAITDFVVMVDQTSHMFITGPDVIKTVTGEDVTFEELGGARTHNTRSGVAHYMGTDESDAIEYVRDLLAYLPQNNLEDPPVFEAEDGLEVTDEDRELDTLVPDSANMPYDMKTVVGHVLDDGEFLEVQELFAPNIVCGFGRVEGHSVGVVANQPTQFAGTLDIDASEKAARFVRTCDAFNIPILTFVDVPGFLPGTDQEWGGIIRRGAKLLFAYAEATVPLVTVITRKAYGGAYDVMGSKHLGADLNFAWPTAQIAVMGAQGAANILYRKQLAEVAEAGGDVEAERARRIQEYEDTLANPYIAAERGYIDAVIAPSDTRVQVAKALRTLRTKRENRPPKKHGNIPL; via the coding sequence ATGACTGAGGACGTCACGCCGGACATGCGCACCACGGCCGGGCGACTGGCCGAACACCGTCGTCGCGCGGACGAGGCGGTCCACGCGGGCTCGAGCCGGGCGGTGGAGAAGCAGCACGCCAAGGGCAAGAAGACCGCCCGGGAACGGATCGGTGAACTGCTCGACGAGGGATCGTTCACCGAGTTGGACGAGCTGGCCCGGCACCGGTCCACCGCGTTCGGCCAGGAGAAGAGCCGTCCCTACGGCGACGGCGTGGTCACCGGCTACGGCACCGTCGACGGTCGTCCGGTGGCGGTGTTCGCCCAGGACTTCACGGTCTTCGGGGGCTCCCTCGGCGAGGTCTTCGGGGAGAAGATCGTCAAGGTGATGGACCTGGCGATGAAGATCGGCTGCCCGGTGATCGGCATCAACGACTCCGGCGGGGCGCGGATCCAGGAGGGTGTGGTGGCGCTCGGCCTGTATGCCGAGATCTTCCGTCGCAACGTGCACGCCTCCGGGGTGATCCCGCAGATCTCGCTGGTGATGGGGCCGTGCGCCGGGGGTGCCGTCTACTCTCCGGCGATCACCGACTTCGTCGTGATGGTGGACCAGACCTCACACATGTTCATCACGGGTCCGGACGTGATCAAGACGGTGACCGGCGAGGACGTCACATTCGAGGAGCTGGGTGGTGCGCGGACGCACAACACCCGCTCCGGGGTGGCGCACTACATGGGGACCGACGAGTCCGACGCGATCGAGTACGTCCGGGACCTGCTGGCCTACCTGCCGCAGAACAACCTGGAGGACCCGCCGGTCTTCGAGGCCGAGGACGGGCTCGAGGTCACCGATGAGGACCGGGAGCTGGACACGCTGGTGCCGGACTCGGCGAACATGCCCTACGACATGAAGACGGTCGTCGGGCACGTGCTCGACGACGGCGAGTTCCTGGAGGTGCAGGAACTCTTCGCCCCCAACATCGTGTGCGGCTTCGGCCGGGTCGAGGGCCACTCGGTCGGGGTGGTGGCCAACCAGCCGACGCAGTTCGCCGGCACCCTGGACATCGATGCCTCGGAGAAGGCGGCCCGGTTCGTCCGCACCTGCGACGCCTTCAACATCCCGATCCTCACCTTCGTCGACGTCCCGGGGTTCCTGCCCGGCACCGACCAGGAGTGGGGCGGGATCATCCGCCGCGGGGCCAAGCTGCTCTTCGCGTATGCCGAGGCGACCGTCCCGCTGGTCACCGTGATCACCCGCAAGGCCTACGGCGGCGCCTACGACGTGATGGGCTCCAAGCACCTGGGCGCCGACCTCAACTTCGCCTGGCCCACCGCGCAGATCGCGGTGATGGGCGCCCAGGGCGCCGCGAACATCCTCTACCGTAAACAGCTGGCCGAGGTGGCCGAGGCCGGCGGCGACGTGGAGGCCGAGCGCGCCCGCCGCATCCAGGAGTACGAGGACACCCTGGCCAACCCCTACATCGCGGCCGAGCGGGGTTACATCGACGCGGTCATCGCTCCCTCGGACACCCGGGTGCAGGTGGCCAAGGCATTGCGCACCCTGCGCACCAAACGGGAGAACCGCCCGCCCAAGAAGCACGGGAACATCCCGCTGTGA